A DNA window from Prochlorococcus marinus XMU1406 contains the following coding sequences:
- the yidC gene encoding membrane protein insertase YidC: MIGFISEKLLIPILDFFYGLVPSYGLAIVALTVVIRIALFPLSAGSIRSARRMKIAQPVMQKKQAEIKSKFSGDPKKQQEELGKLMNEFGSPLAGCLPLIVQMPVLFALFATLRGSPFADVPYNINLKVIPQDQIAAIDPKPYKSPRHSIFITEKSHFPVIATIPNGTKLGTEESLKINLQTTNGNSYAEVLSKYENGSKFLPTWKVSKGSENLTVTQDGTVKAIKPGDATIEAKIPGLAAKSGFLFIKALGQVGFYVDGAINWDIAALVGAFGLTLLLSQVLSSQGMPANPQQSTANKITPIMITGMFLFFPLPAGVLLYMVVANIFQAFQTFLLNKEALPENLQKILDQQLLAKNEVVTTSASTISDKRLPFEPNSKK, translated from the coding sequence GTGATAGGGTTCATTTCTGAAAAACTTCTTATCCCGATTCTAGATTTTTTCTACGGTTTGGTTCCTAGTTATGGTTTAGCGATTGTTGCTTTAACAGTCGTAATAAGAATTGCACTATTCCCTTTAAGCGCTGGTTCTATTAGAAGCGCAAGAAGAATGAAGATTGCCCAACCAGTAATGCAAAAAAAGCAAGCAGAAATAAAATCTAAGTTTTCAGGTGATCCAAAGAAACAGCAAGAAGAACTTGGGAAACTAATGAATGAGTTTGGCAGCCCTCTTGCAGGTTGCCTTCCTTTGATTGTACAAATGCCTGTGTTATTTGCTTTATTTGCAACATTAAGAGGCTCTCCATTTGCTGATGTCCCCTATAACATAAATTTAAAGGTCATTCCACAGGATCAAATTGCAGCAATTGATCCAAAACCTTACAAATCTCCAAGACATTCTATATTCATTACAGAAAAATCACATTTTCCTGTAATAGCAACTATCCCTAATGGAACAAAATTAGGAACAGAAGAATCATTAAAAATAAATTTACAAACAACAAATGGCAATAGCTATGCGGAAGTTTTATCTAAATACGAAAATGGATCTAAATTCCTCCCAACATGGAAGGTTTCTAAAGGCTCCGAAAATCTTACAGTAACCCAAGACGGCACAGTAAAAGCAATTAAACCTGGAGATGCAACCATAGAGGCAAAAATCCCTGGTCTAGCGGCCAAAAGTGGATTTCTTTTTATTAAAGCTCTTGGTCAAGTTGGTTTTTATGTAGATGGGGCAATTAATTGGGATATTGCTGCACTTGTAGGTGCTTTTGGATTAACTCTACTTCTCTCTCAAGTTTTATCTAGTCAGGGTATGCCTGCTAATCCACAGCAATCAACAGCAAACAAAATTACACCAATTATGATTACTGGAATGTTTCTGTTTTTCCCGCTACCAGCAGGAGTTTTACTATATATGGTTGTTGCTAATATATTTCAGGCATTTCAGACTTTTCTGCTTAATAAAGAAGCTCTTCCTGAGAATCTACAGAAAATTTTGGATCAACAATTATTGGCCAAAAATGAAGTGGTAACAACTTCCGCTTCAACTATCTCAGATAAAAGATTACCTTTTGAACCTAACAGTAAAAAATAG
- a CDS encoding AAA family ATPase translates to MNSWCRNLELLIKSRTSLIWIRTKEEERLEKLINFSCERLNIKKFICWDCVNGIKGLINEEGKFSNNPLGVLNWLKEQSSEVSIVLLVKDFHKFYDDPSVNRTIKELASALKKTSHNLIISSHLFPSSEDLDELMTIVNLPLPDQKELKNLIRKIAINTNSNLEEQDLNELSIASSGLTEIKVKQVTAKALAQRGKISREDIKDILEEKKQVIARSEILEFFEAKSSQDDIGGLNVLKFWLNQRYRAFSKEAKDYGLPIPKGVLLVGAQGTGKSLTAKSISKSWSMPLLRLDVGRLFSSLVGSSEARTREAILRAEAMSPCILWIDEIDKGFGGDARSDGGTSQRVLASLLTWMAEKESAVFVIATANAIDKLPAELLRKGRFDEIFFLDLPNSEERLSILDLHLKKRRPNYSFPLSTIIDRTDGFSGAELEQAVIEGMHISFSENRELLEKDLIKAVSELVPLSRTAKEQINLLKEWSATGRARSAS, encoded by the coding sequence ATGAATTCTTGGTGTAGAAATTTAGAATTACTTATAAAATCAAGAACCTCATTAATTTGGATCAGGACTAAAGAAGAAGAAAGATTAGAAAAATTAATTAATTTTTCTTGTGAAAGATTAAATATAAAAAAATTCATTTGCTGGGATTGTGTTAACGGTATAAAAGGACTAATAAATGAAGAAGGTAAATTTTCTAATAATCCTTTAGGAGTTCTTAATTGGCTTAAAGAACAAAGTTCTGAAGTTTCAATAGTTTTATTAGTAAAAGATTTTCATAAATTTTATGATGATCCATCTGTCAATAGAACTATTAAAGAACTAGCTTCAGCTCTTAAGAAAACTAGTCACAATTTAATTATTAGTTCGCATTTATTTCCATCATCTGAAGACCTTGATGAATTAATGACTATTGTAAATTTACCTTTACCTGATCAAAAAGAATTGAAAAATCTAATAAGAAAAATTGCTATTAATACCAATTCAAATCTTGAGGAACAAGACTTAAACGAACTTTCTATAGCTTCAAGTGGACTAACCGAAATAAAAGTAAAGCAAGTTACCGCAAAGGCCCTTGCTCAAAGAGGAAAAATTAGTAGAGAAGATATAAAAGATATTCTTGAAGAGAAAAAACAAGTGATCGCCAGAAGTGAGATTTTAGAATTTTTCGAAGCTAAATCAAGTCAAGATGATATTGGCGGTTTAAATGTTTTAAAATTTTGGCTCAATCAAAGATACAGGGCCTTTTCTAAAGAAGCTAAAGACTATGGATTACCTATTCCCAAGGGAGTCTTACTAGTTGGAGCCCAAGGAACTGGGAAATCACTTACTGCAAAATCAATTTCTAAGAGTTGGTCTATGCCGCTACTTCGGTTAGATGTTGGAAGACTATTTTCTAGCCTTGTTGGTTCAAGTGAGGCAAGAACAAGAGAAGCAATATTGAGAGCTGAGGCCATGTCTCCTTGCATCCTTTGGATCGATGAAATTGATAAGGGATTTGGTGGCGATGCTAGAAGTGATGGAGGGACAAGTCAAAGGGTTTTAGCAAGTTTGCTAACTTGGATGGCTGAAAAAGAATCCGCCGTATTTGTAATTGCTACCGCTAATGCTATAGATAAACTACCTGCTGAATTATTAAGGAAAGGGAGGTTTGATGAGATATTTTTTCTAGATTTACCAAATTCTGAAGAAAGATTAAGTATTCTCGATTTACACTTAAAAAAAAGAAGACCAAATTATAGTTTTCCTCTCTCCACTATCATCGACAGAACAGATGGATTCTCAGGTGCAGAACTTGAACAAGCTGTAATAGAGGGGATGCATATTTCATTCTCTGAAAATAGAGAACTTTTGGAGAAAGATTTAATAAAGGCAGTTTCTGAACTAGTTCCTTTGTCCAGAACAGCTAAAGAGCAAATTAATTTACTAAAAGAATGGTCTGCGACAGGGAGAGCTAGATCTGCATCGTAA
- a CDS encoding DUF2808 domain-containing protein, which yields MLKDTKKNFLNLKILRFFIIPIILVSTPFFNNIKEAKAGLEFQWNQDSNYRRLKWFQKENKNKFRNTIYFFLRPTDRGTDLLKINLAIPKTFKSTLKNEKISFCKVRIGGFENRTKCLDDIPSDIEINTDESGLRSIDIYPYSPIPSNKDSYAIVLKVFNPKRTGLYQFHSYGQPKGKSFSSYLGSWTIVID from the coding sequence ATGTTAAAAGACACAAAGAAAAATTTTTTAAATCTTAAAATTTTAAGGTTTTTTATTATTCCTATAATTTTAGTTTCAACTCCTTTTTTTAATAACATTAAAGAGGCTAAGGCAGGGTTAGAATTTCAGTGGAATCAAGACTCTAATTATAGACGATTAAAATGGTTTCAAAAAGAAAATAAAAATAAATTTAGAAATACAATTTATTTTTTTTTAAGGCCAACTGATAGAGGAACTGATCTCTTAAAAATTAATCTAGCAATACCTAAAACCTTTAAATCTACTTTAAAAAATGAAAAAATTAGTTTTTGCAAAGTAAGAATAGGCGGGTTTGAAAATAGAACAAAATGTTTAGATGATATTCCGTCTGATATCGAAATTAATACTGATGAATCAGGCTTACGTTCAATAGATATTTACCCCTATAGTCCAATTCCTTCTAATAAAGACAGTTATGCAATTGTCTTAAAAGTCTTTAATCCTAAAAGAACAGGTTTATATCAATTTCATTCATATGGGCAACCTAAAGGAAAATCATTTTCAAGTTATTTAGGAAGCTGGACTATAGTGATCGATTAA
- a CDS encoding PH domain-containing protein encodes MINMNEEIFYEGGPAKSDLIINLLAGITILGLPFTFAAIVRALWLRYKITNKRITIDGGWFGKNKTQVSLSNIEEIRSIPRGFGSYGDMVLILNDGSKVEMKSLPLFREKQKFIEENINKRSQIPNLNEVEGFATKS; translated from the coding sequence ATGATTAACATGAATGAAGAGATCTTTTATGAAGGTGGCCCTGCAAAAAGTGATTTAATTATAAATCTACTTGCAGGTATAACTATTCTGGGATTACCATTTACCTTTGCTGCAATTGTTAGAGCATTGTGGTTGAGATATAAAATTACAAACAAAAGAATTACTATAGATGGTGGATGGTTTGGTAAAAACAAAACACAAGTTTCATTAAGTAACATTGAAGAAATCAGATCCATTCCAAGGGGATTCGGATCTTATGGTGATATGGTTCTTATCCTTAATGACGGATCAAAAGTTGAAATGAAATCATTACCTTTATTCAGAGAAAAGCAAAAATTTATTGAAGAAAATATAAATAAAAGATCACAAATTCCAAATCTCAACGAAGTAGAGGGATTTGCTACTAAATCCTAA
- the rnpA gene encoding ribonuclease P protein component, whose product MALPKDMRLKGHRTFNYIHKNSTTYHGKLMTFKVARSNPDILLTHKITNTSNKFRVAIAISKKVSKKAVERNKLRRILQEWLLTNIQKINTHNPYWLLVNLKFGDFCNDKSRLLEEFQNLMFKSRLIK is encoded by the coding sequence ATGGCCTTACCTAAGGATATGCGTTTAAAAGGTCATAGGACTTTTAATTACATTCATAAAAATTCCACAACATATCATGGAAAATTAATGACATTTAAAGTTGCAAGATCAAATCCAGATATTCTCTTAACCCATAAAATCACAAATACCTCAAACAAATTTAGAGTTGCAATTGCTATTAGTAAAAAAGTTTCAAAAAAAGCCGTAGAAAGAAATAAATTAAGAAGAATTCTGCAAGAGTGGTTATTAACAAACATTCAAAAAATTAATACCCACAATCCATATTGGTTACTTGTTAACCTTAAATTTGGGGATTTCTGCAATGATAAAAGCAGACTTTTGGAGGAATTTCAAAACTTAATGTTCAAATCTCGTCTGATCAAATGA
- the rpmH gene encoding 50S ribosomal protein L34 encodes MTKRTFGGTSRKRKRVSGFRVRMRSHTGRRVIKSRRQKGRERIAV; translated from the coding sequence ATGACTAAAAGAACTTTTGGCGGAACTTCAAGAAAAAGAAAACGTGTATCTGGTTTTAGAGTAAGAATGCGTTCCCATACAGGTAGAAGAGTTATTAAAAGCAGAAGACAAAAAGGTAGAGAAAGAATAGCTGTATAA
- the serS gene encoding serine--tRNA ligase — MLDQKLIRENPASVEEGLSLRGKVFNISNIRDLAVKKKEIDIEISSLQSESKKLSKSIGEVIGKSQNNNSQEVNILKKKGNEYRTKISEFEEKKRILDKKIHNEISNLPNLPSKDAPIGKDESHNVQVKSWGEPLITENLKSHWEIGESLNLFDSIKSTKISKSRFITLIGNGARLERALINFMLDMHIKNGYLELMPPALVNSESLTGSGQLPKFSNESFKCSNDDLWLSPTAEVPLTAFHKNEIIDPKELPIKYVAYSPCFRREAGSYGRDTRGLIRLHQFNKVELYWFCDPNKSIEAHKRITSDAESILRKLNLPYRLVDICTGDLGFSSSRTFDLEVWLPSSKCYREISSCSNCLDFQARRSSIRTKIDKKNIYLHTLNGSGLAIGRTMAAILENGQQKDGSVKIPDALVPYFGSKFLKTA, encoded by the coding sequence GTGTTAGATCAAAAATTAATAAGAGAAAATCCAGCTTCAGTTGAAGAAGGTTTATCCCTAAGAGGAAAAGTTTTTAATATTTCCAATATACGCGATTTAGCTGTTAAGAAAAAAGAAATTGATATAGAAATATCTAGTCTCCAATCAGAGAGTAAAAAATTAAGCAAATCAATCGGCGAAGTAATTGGAAAATCACAAAATAATAATTCACAAGAAGTAAACATTTTAAAGAAAAAAGGAAATGAATACAGAACCAAAATTTCTGAATTTGAAGAGAAAAAAAGAATATTAGATAAAAAAATACATAATGAAATTTCTAATTTGCCAAATTTACCTAGCAAAGATGCTCCTATTGGAAAAGATGAAAGTCATAATGTCCAAGTAAAAAGTTGGGGAGAACCCCTTATTACGGAGAATCTAAAATCTCACTGGGAAATAGGCGAAAGTCTTAATCTTTTTGACTCTATAAAATCAACTAAAATATCAAAAAGTCGTTTTATTACACTTATCGGTAATGGTGCGAGGTTAGAGCGGGCATTAATAAATTTCATGCTCGACATGCATATTAAAAATGGTTATTTAGAGTTAATGCCTCCAGCTTTAGTGAATTCAGAAAGTCTTACCGGATCTGGTCAATTGCCTAAATTTTCAAATGAGAGTTTTAAGTGCTCTAATGACGATCTATGGCTTTCTCCGACAGCTGAAGTTCCATTAACTGCTTTTCATAAAAATGAAATCATTGATCCCAAAGAGTTACCTATTAAGTATGTTGCATATAGTCCATGTTTTAGGAGAGAAGCTGGAAGTTATGGTAGGGATACTAGAGGCTTAATAAGACTTCATCAATTTAATAAAGTAGAGTTATATTGGTTTTGCGATCCAAATAAATCTATAGAAGCTCATAAAAGGATAACTTCAGATGCAGAAAGCATTTTAAGGAAGCTCAATCTTCCTTATAGATTAGTTGATATTTGTACTGGAGACCTAGGCTTTTCTTCAAGTAGAACTTTTGATCTTGAAGTCTGGCTACCAAGTAGTAAATGTTACAGAGAAATTTCAAGTTGTAGCAATTGTTTAGACTTTCAAGCTCGAAGATCATCAATAAGAACAAAAATTGATAAAAAAAATATATATCTGCATACCTTAAATGGTAGTGGTCTTGCTATTGGAAGAACTATGGCTGCTATTCTTGAAAATGGTCAACAAAAAGATGGTAGCGTTAAAATCCCAGATGCTCTAGTTCCATATTTTGGATCAAAATTTTTAAAAACTGCTTAA